In Dunckerocampus dactyliophorus isolate RoL2022-P2 chromosome 14, RoL_Ddac_1.1, whole genome shotgun sequence, one DNA window encodes the following:
- the heatr5b gene encoding HEAT repeat-containing protein 5B isoform X2: MGRMLGSSFPDTINNLLKALKSAESQGRGEILLSLQKVLNGLGGAAASCHRDIYKNARSLLTDRSMAVRCAVAKCLLELQNEAVFMWTTELENIATLCFKALEGSNYGVRVAVAKLLGTVMATALMPKQAAVMRQNVKRATLEEVLELMATGFLRGGSGFLKSGGEMLKGGASVSREVRVGVTQAYVVFVTTLGGQWLERNFATFLSHVLDLVSHPRATQTHVEAVYSRRCVSFMLRATLGGLLGEKAQIAAGKEICQAISKQMRAVEAVVNDLNGENKTGAADVSASQHVMVCALKELGSLVQSLSATASPLIQEPSIGLLETVTSVLLHPSMAARLAAAWCLRCVAVALPYQLTPLLDRCAERINNLKSSPEAVSGYSFAMAALLGGVHQCPLGIPHSKGKLVVSIAEDLLRTAAQNSRLSLQRTQAGWLLLGALMTLGPSLVRYHLPKMLLLWRNVFPRSQKELEAEKARGDSFTWQVTLEGRAGALCAMRSFVAHCPELLTEDVIRRLMTPIECAMTMISHVPAIIKVHGAHLKASAAMVRLRLYDILALLPPKTYEGIFNALLRELVAEFTLTDNSSNTTTSLLRSLCHYDDSVLMGSWLQETDHKSIEDQLQPNSASGSGALEHDPSSIYLRVPVGEAIPGPLPLGVSVIDASVALFGVVFPHVSFKHRLQMLDHFAECIKQAKGVRQQSVQLNIFTAVLSALKGLAENKSSLGPEEVRKSALALVMGALDNPNPILRCAAGEALGRMAQVVGEATFIARMAQTSFDKLKSARDVVSRTGHSLALGCLHRYVGGIGSGQHLKTSVSILLALAQDGSSHEVQTWALHSLALIVDSSGPMYRGYVEPTLSLVLTLLLTVPPSHTEVHQCLGRCLGALITTVGPELQGNGATISTIRSSCLVGCAIMQDHSDSLVQAAAISCLQQLHMFAPRHVNLSSLVPCLCVHLCSSHLLLRRAAVACLRQLAQREASEVCEYAMSLAKKAGDGKDIAIYLNITETGLEGALFGMLDHETDRKLCSDIHDTLGHMLSSLAVEKLSHWLKLCKDVLAATTDVGGAVAFEVEKDEEDSEKKDEMDDDIMFTGLGEDEKSKPSVAPRWVTRVFAADCLCRIILLCENADKAHFDLAAARSAKAKNPKGDLLVLHLSDLIRMAFMAATDHSNQLRMAGLQALEDIIKKFASVPEPEFPGHVILEQYQANVGAALRPAFSPDTPSDITAKACQVCSTWIGSGVVSDLNDLRRVHNLLVSSLDKVQAGKGSSSQLYSESATTMEKLAVLKAWAEVYVVAMKIKKEAEVKPDKPVRSGDEEEDDLGADVLPPDSLITLVQPELPSLSRLWLAMLRDYALLTLPAEFSSQLPPDGGAFYTPETIDTARLHYRSSWAPVLHAVALWLSSTGFGACEEKEAPAVHTGAPSTTKTFEESVKDRMHLMLGVSIEFLCFPRPEEPIEHVMSCLQALSTLLESACAKTHIAEDQLLAVELLNVLHRLLLTRDPPTVQLQVTAVVQETIKAALDHLQLQKINKGKEDEGQIDSPLILGEGGQSGELVPGSSLVFAAMELLVFILVRHLPQLNTRVKDSPSHVPMRPQRLPEESARLVANTVSILAELPSLCSPAGSMTILPTVLFLITGVLRETAVKTADNSVPTSVSAALQGIKTIITSPLAHVDSLQTQWTALVRSSLASVLEDSQPDESRPDLDEISMLTAITLFLLSASNELVGVTVLQKGCMERFRNALNSSDPWVQARCYQLLLSVFQHSSRPLSTPYIHALAPLMVEKLKAVECSRPRTTAELQAVQEGIKVLENLVGMGEEQNRVQLVALLVPTLITYLLDENAIPSASQASKGLHDFALQNLMRIGPLYPAAFKMVIGAAPELKTRLESAVRANQASSKAKDSARQAQPTVQAAPTIKLKTSFF, encoded by the exons ATGGGCAGGATGCTTGGAAGCTCCTTTCCAGACACTATTAATAATCTTTTGAAGGCACTGAAGAGTGCAGAG TCCCAAGGCAGAGGGGAGATACTCCTCAGTCTGCAAAAGGTGCTAAATGGACTAGGTGGAGCTGCAGCTTCATGTCACAGGGACATCTACAAGAATGCCCGCTCTTTACTCACAGACAGGTCCATGGCTGTGCGTTGTGCAGTGGCAAAG TGTCTACTGGAACTGCAGAACGAGGCAGTATTCATGTGGACCACAGAACTGGAGAACATAGCCACACTGTGTTTCAAGGCTCTGGAAGGCTCAAACTATGGTGTTCGGGTTGCTGTGGCCAAACTGCTCGGGACTGTCATGGCCACAGCTCTGATGCCCAAACAAGCTGCTG TTATGCGTCAAAATGTGAAACGGGCCACGCTTGAGGAAGTGTTGGAGTTAATGGCTACAGGCTTTCTGCGTGGTGGATCTGGTTTCTTGAAGAGCGGAGGGGAGATGTTGAAGGGAGGGGCTTCGGTCAGCAGAGAAGTCCGGGTGGGCGTCACACAG GCTTATGTTGTATTTGTGACTACACTTGGTGGTCAGTGGCTGGAGCGCAACTTTGCCACCTTCCTCTCCCACGTTTTGGACCTCGTGTCTCACCCACGGGCCACCCAGACACATGTTGAAGCTGTGTACTCAAGGCGCTGTGTCTCCTTCATGCTACGTGCCACCCTGGGCGGCTTACTCGGCGAGAAGGCGCAGATTGCAGCTGGCAAAGAAATCTGCCAAGCCATCAGCAAGCAAATGAGGGCTGTGG aAGCAGTTGTGAATGACCTCAATGGAGAGAACAAGACTGGGGCAGCTGATGTTTCGGCCAGTCAGCATGTTATGGTGTGTGCTCTAAAAGAGTTAGGCAGCCTTGTTCAGAGTCTGAGTGCCACAGCTTCGCCTCTCATCCAGGAGCCTTCCATAG GACTTCTTGAAACAGTGACCTCAGTGCTGCTACACCCCAGCATGGCAGCTCGTTTGGCTGCAGCTTGGTGCCTGCGCTGTGTAGCCGTGGCACTCCCCTATCAGTTAACCCCGCTGTTGGACCGCTGTGCTGAGAGAATTAACAATCTCAAGAGTTCACCCGAGGCTGTGAGTGGATACAGCTTTGCAATGGCGGCCCTTCTTGGAGGTGTACACCAGTGCCCTCTGGGAATCCCACACTCTAAGGGCAAG TTGGTGGTGAGTATAGCTGAAGACCTCCTGCGGACAGCGGCTCAGAATAGCCGACTCTCCTTGCAgcgcacacaggctggatggctGCTGCTGGGTGCCCTCATGACCTTGG GTCCTTCCTTGGTGCGTTATCACCTTCCCAAAATGCTGTTATTGTGGAGGAACGTGTTCCCTCGTTCCCAGAAGGAGTTGGAGGCAGAAAAAGCCAGGGGAGACTCCTTTACCTGGCAGGTGACCCTGGAAGGCCGAGCTGGAGCACTCTGTG CCATGCGTAGTTTTGTGGCCCACTGTCCCGAGCTGCTTACGGAAGATGTCATTCGGAGACTGATGACTCCCATTGAATGTGCTATGACTATGATATCTCA TGTCCCTGCCATTATTAAAGTCCATGGCGCACATCTGAAAGCAAGTGCAGCCATGGTGAGACTCAGGCTGTACGACATTTTGGCTCTATTACCTCCTAAAACATATGAAG GCatcttcaatgccctcctcagGGAGCTGGTGGCAGAATTCACTTTGACCGACAACTCGTCCAACACCACCACCTCTTTGCTGCGCTCCCTCTGTCACTATGATGACAGTGTGCTCATGGGCTCCTGGTTGCAGGAAACTGACCACAAGTCCATAGAGGATCAG CTGCAGCCTAACAGTGCGTCTGGAAGCGGGGCTCTGGAGCATGATCCTTCCTCCATTTACTTGCGAGTGCCTGTTGGTGAAGCCATTCCAGGGCCGCTCCCTTTGGGAGTGTCAGTCATAGATGCCTCTGTGGCTCTGTTTGGTGTAGTATTCCCCCATGTGTCTTTCAAACACAG GTTGCAGATGCTAGACCACTTTGCAGAATGTATCAAGCAGGCTAAAGGTGTTCGTCAGCAGTCTGTCCAATTGAACATCTTCACTGCCGTGCTGAGTGCTCTCAAG GGTTTGGCTGAGAACAAGAGTAGTTTGGGCCCAGAGGAGGTTCGCAAGTCAGCTCTGGCCCTGGTGATGGGGGCCCTGGACAATCCAAATCCCATCCTGCGCTGCGCTGCCGGTGAGGCCCTCGGCAGAATGGCTCAAGTGGTGGGAGAAGCTACTTTCATTGCCAGAATGGCACAGACCAGCTTTGACAA aCTAAAGTCAGCCCGTGATGTGGTGTCAAGGACGGGTCATTCACTGGCTCTCGGCTGTCTGCATCGATATGTTGGAGGGATTGGCTCTGGCCAGCACTTAAAGACCAGTGTTAGCATCCTACTGGCGTTGGCCCAGGATGGATCCTCTCATGAGGTCCAG ACATGGGCTCTGCACTCTTTGGCTCTCATTGTGGACTCAAGTGGTCCCATGTACAGAGGCTATGTGGAGCCCACCTTGTCCCTGGTCCTTACCCTGCTCCTCACAGTGCCCCCATCGCATACAGAGGTGCATCAGTGTTTGGGTCGTTGTTTGGGTGCGCTCATCACTACCGTTGGACCAGAATTACAAG GAAATGGTGCCACCATATCCACCATCCGTTCGTCCTGCCTGGTTGGCTGCGCCATAATGCAGGATCATTCTGATTCGCTTGTACAAGCAGCTGCCATCTCATGTCTACAGCAGTTACACATGTTTGCTCCTCGTCATGTCAACCTCTCAAGCCTGGTACCCTGTCTTTGT GTGCATCTATGCAGCTCTCACCTGTTGCTGCGCCGTGCTGCTGTAGCCTGCTTGAGACAACTTGCTCAGAGAGAGGCTTCTGAGGTGTGTGAGTATGCCATGAGCCTGGCAAAGAAGGCAGGGGATGGTAAAGACATAGCAATAT ATCTGAACATCACTGAGACGGGTCTGGAGGGGGCACTATTTGGTATGCTGGATCACGAAACAGACAGGAAACTGTGCTCAGATATTCATGACACGCTGGGCCACATGCTGTCATCGCTTGCTGTGGAAAAGCTTTCCCATTGGCTTAAACTCTGCAAGGATGTCCTTGCAGCAACAACAG ATGTAGGAGGAGCTGTTGcatttgaggtggaaaaagatGAGGAAGACTCAGAGAAAAAAGACGAGATGGACGATGACATCATGTTCACGGGTCTAGGCGAAGATGAAAAGTCCAAGCCTTCAGTGGCTCCTCGTTGGGTGACGAGAGTGTTTGCTGCAGACTGTTTGTGCCGCATCATCCTGCTGTGTGAGAATGCGGACAAAGCGCACTTCGACCTGGCAGCTGCCCGTTCTGCCAAAGCTAAGAACCCTAAAG GAGATCTACTGGTGCTCCATTTGTCTGATCTCATACGGATGGCTTTCATGGCTGCCACAGACCACAGTAACCAGCTGAGGATGGCTGGTCTGCAGGCCCTGGaagacatcattaaaaagtttgCCTCTGTTCCCGAGCCTGAGTTTCCAGGGCACGTTATCTTGGAACAGTACCAGGCCAAT GTTGGAGCTGCTCTCAGACCTGCTTTTTCGCCTGATACACCATCTGATATAACAGCTAAAGCATGCCAG GTGTGTAGCACTTGGATTGGTAGTGGTGTTGTAAGTGACCTCAACGACCTGCGGCGAGTCCACAACCTGCTCGTCTCATCACTGGACAAGGTGCAAGCTGGGAAAGGTTCATCCAGTCAGTTATACAGTGAGAGTGCCACCACGATGGAGAAACTGGCTGTGCTGAAAGCATGGGCAGAG GTTTATGTGGTGGCGATGAAGATAAAGAAAGAGGCAGAGGTCAAGCCTGACAAACCAGTCCGAAGtggagatgaggaagaggatgatCTGGGTGCAGATGTTCTTCCACCTGACAGTCTCATCACTTTAGTGCAGCCTGAACTGCCCTCGCTGAGTCGGCTGTGGTTGGCCATGCTCCGTGACTACGCTCTGCTCACTCTGCCTGCTGAGTTTTCCAGTCAGCTGCCTCCTGATG GTGGAGCGTTTTATACTCCAGAGACGATTGACACAGCGAGGCTCCATTACCGCAGCTCGTGGGCTCCTGTCCTGCATGCTGTGGCTTTGTGGTTAAGCAGCACTGGCTTTGGAGCTTGTGAGGAAAAAGAGGCTCCTGCCGTCCACACAGGAGCTCCATCCACCACCAAGACCTTTGAGGAGTCTGTCAAAGACAGGATGCATCTAATGTtag GTGTCAGTATAGAGTTCCTTTGCTTCCCCAGACCTGAGGAACCCATTGAGCATGTCATGTCCTGCCTCCAGGCCTTGTCCACTCTGCTAGAGTCTGCCTGTGCAAAGACCCATATCGCAGAGGACcag CTGTTGGCAGTGGAGCTCCTGAATGTACTTCACAGACTGCTGTTGACCCGGGACCCGCCTACTGTCCAGCTCCAGGTTACTGCTGTGGTACAGGAGACTATAAAAGCTGCACTAGACCATCTGCAGCTACAAAAGATCAACAAGG GCAAAGAGGACGAAGGCCAGATCGATTCTCCACTCATCCTCGGGGAAGGAGGACAGTCAGGCGAGCTCGTCCCAGGCAGCTCTTTGGTGTTTGCAGCAATGGAGCTgctggttttcatcctggttcGTCACTTACCACAGCTCAATACACGTGTAAAAGATTCACCGAGCCATGTGCCGATGAGGCCTCAGCGACTACCTGAGGAGAGTGCACGCCTTGTGGCAAACACAGTTTCCATTCTGGCTGAACTGCCCTCGCTCTGCTCTCCTGCTG GAAGCATGACCATTCTACCTACTGTCCTCTTCCTAATTACCGGGGTGCTGAGGGAAACTGCAGTCAAGACTGCTGACAACTCGGTACCTACGTCTGTGTCTGCTGCGCTGCAGGGCATCAAGACCATCATCACCTCCCCACTGGCTCACGTGGATAGCCTGCAGACGCAGTGGACAGCCCTTGTGAGAAGCAGTCTGGCCTCTGTACTTGAGGACTCTCAGCCAG atGAGTCCAGGCCTGATTTGGATGAGATCAGCATGTTAACAGCAATTACACTATTCCTGCTGTCTGCTAGTAATGAACTTGTAGGGGTGACTGTCCTGCAGAAGGGCTGCATGGAGCGTTTCCGTAATGCCCTCAACTCCAGTGATCCTTGG GTTCAGGCAAGGTGTTACCAGctgctgctgtcagtgtttCAGCATTCCAGCCGTCCCCTTTCTACCCCATACATTCATGCTCTGGCTCCCCTCATGGTGGAGAAACTGAAAGCAGTGGAGTGCAGTCGGCCAAGAACTACCGCGGAGCTGCAGGCTGTGCAGGAGGGCATCAAGGTCCTAGAGAATCTGGTCGGCATGGGTGAGGAGCAGAACC GGGTGCAGTTGGTGGCTCTCCTTGTTCCAACTCTCATCACCTACCTTTTGGATGAAAATGCCATTCCGTCTGCCTCCCAAGCCTCCAAAGGCCTGCATGACTTTGCCCTTCAGAACTTAATGCGTATCGGCCCTCTATATCCAGCTGCCTTCAAGATGGTAATTGGTGCTGCACCTGAGCTTAAAACCCGTCTGGAATCTGCTGTTCGGGCGAACCAGGCCAGCAGCAAAGCCAAAGATTCAGCACGGCAAGCTCAGCCAACAGTCCAAGCTGCACCAACCATCAAACTCAAGACAAGTTTCTTCTAA